The Nitrospirota bacterium nucleotide sequence CACACCATGCCTAAATCTCAAGACAGTTGCTGACACCGTTTCTTCGCCTAGCTTATTTCTCCAGACAGCCACTTCTCCAGACCAGACAGACAAGACAGACCATTTCAACCTGCCTCCGTCGCACGCACGACTAATGATCCCCTCTTCAACGACCCTCTATTGGGCTGATTCACGGTCTTGGGTTTGGATGTTTGACGACCTATTTTGTTACGCAGGGAGAATCGTAAGGCTTGAAAAGTACCGGCGGAAGAATCCACGATCGCGGGTAAGGAGTCGATCAGCTTCATGAAAGGCATGTGCACCAATAAGAAAATCGGCCAAAATGCGCTGGCGCTTGCCACCAGCCTTGCGATAGGCCGCATGCGCAACCCCGGCTGTGTACGCATGGTCAGCTGTAAATGGAGAAACACGAATGCGGACCTGCTGTAGCCAGCCATCAAGCTCATCACGATTTCGAGCCTGAGGAACCAGCTCAGCATAGACTGCAGGAGAAATAATCAAGGAACCTTGCTGGTAGGCTTGAAGGAGTAGCGCTTCTGATCGATCGACATGTTTGGGATCGTTGGCCAGGACATCCAATAAGACACTGGTATCTAGGGCCGTGATCATCGCCCTCGTATGGAGTCGAGGTAGCGATCCACGTCGACGGGGTGCGCGGCAACGCCCCTCAGCTTGCGAAACGGGTTGGCCTGTTCCTTGTTCCGCGCTGCGGTCTTCAATCCAACGCGGCGGCGGGTAGGCGGAACTGTCGCTCGTTTTTTCTCAGCGCTCCGCATGGATAGCCCTTCTCCAATAGTGACTCTCCGAAAAGAGTATCTCGTACCACGCACCGAGTGTCAATCTTTCCCCAGCCGCCTCAACCTTCCTTATGCCTCCAACTTTCCTCCCCGCAACTTGAGCCCTGAACCTTGAAACCTGAAATGTGGAACATGAAACTCGCCACCCTATCCTCCAACATTCTTCTCCTCACTCACCACTTGCCACTGACCACTGACTACTCACCAATTTTGAGCCCTTCAGCCTGTACCCCTTACCCCCATATCCTCTACCCCTGCTACCCCCGACTTGCCTCCTCCGCCCTCCAACGTTCCTCCCGCTCCCCCCCCACTTCCTACTTCCTACTCACCACTTACTACTCTCAACCTCAACCTTCCCCAATCCACCTTCGGCCTTCAGCCTTCAGCCTTTCTCCATGCCTCACCCTCAACCTCAACCTCTCTTCCTGCCTCCCCCCTCAACCTTCCCCCAGTCGCCTCCAACCTCTAACCTCCAACATTCTGTCCCCCCACTCACCACCGCCCCTTACCCCTCACCCCTAACCCCTCACGTCTGCCCCCCTTCCCCGCTCAACCTTAACCTCAACCTCAACCTTTCTTCTTGCCTCCACCCTCCAACGCTCTTTGCCCCTCAACCGCAACCTGAACCTTGTGGGCTCATCCTTTCCGTCAACCAACAAGGATTACTCCTGGGCGCATGCCAAGATTCTCCGTTGCACGACCTTGCTGAGGTGAAAACCCAACCGTGATAATTCGTCAAGAACAGGTTTCACCGCAGGAAGATACCCCTCACTTTTAGCCCGTAAGAGGACACCTGCAGTTCCTGTCAATCGTATATTCCGCTGGATCGCGATCTCGCGCGCATAGCGATCATCCAGGATCACCAAGCTATCTGGCTCCTCAAGAGCCAGAGTTAGGACTTCTGTTTCACCAGAGCCTAGATCGGAAATCAGCGGGAGTACATTCTGGGTGCGAACGCGGTGAACTTCGATCCAATCGTATTGAGTAAGAACGGGCACATCTTCCCCCTGGTCGCGCCCCGCGAGTAACTCGGTGATCACAGCTTCCGGCACCAGGATACGGCGATACAGTTTTTGGAGGAGTGCGAGATGTCTGAGTCGGTGGAGGTAGAAGAGGGGAGACGTATCGCAAATGACCCGATCAGGCATGACGGAGGTCCTGCTTCAACTCCTCCTCTGTTTCATCGAACAGAGAGACGCCATAACGGGCGAGTGCTTGGAGGAAACTGACTCGGGAAACACCGGCGAGTTCAGCCGCTCGTCCAGAAGAAAGCTTGCCCAATTCATAGAGCTTAGCCGCCGCCGCCATTCGGATCTCACGGGAGAATTCCTCCGGCGTTTCCTTCAACGCCGCCAGCACTTCTTCCGGCATCTCGATAGAAATAGTCTTCATGGGGTGCCTCGCAGTCCTCGCTCATTTTTGGGAGCACAACGTGACTGTGAGCCTAGCAAGACAACTCCCGCTGGTCAAGTCGCGTGACATCACCAGTCCCGCCTCGAACCTCCAACCTCACACCTCTAACCTCCAACATTCCTCCCCCTCAACCTCAACCTTAGCCTCAACCTTTCCTCTAGCCTCCAACACTCTTTCCTCCCACCCCCTCCAACCTCGAACCTCCAGCCTCCAACACTCTTTGCCCCAAACACCCAATCAGTTGTGGAAACTGGCAGAATCAGATAAGTTTTCCCCATCTGGTTCATCTGGTTTCTTTCGTTTATTTGGTTTGTTTCGTTCATCTAGTTGGTCTGGTTTGACCTTCCCCCCGAAAACTAGGCCATTGGCTTGGAAGTGCCACTATGCTGAGATGGGGCCCACAGGAGGGGGCCATGACACGGAAACGGCACACGGAGGAACAGATTATTGCAGTGCTCAAGGATGCCCAGGCGGGCATTGGAGTCCAAGAGCTCTGTCGCAAGCACGGCATCTCGGATGCGACGTTCTATAAATGGCGAACGAAATATGCCGGGCTCGAAGTCAGCGACGTGAAGAAACTCCGCCAGCTGGAGGATGAAAACCGGCGCTTGAAGCAGATGGTGGCCGAGCAAGCGCTGGACATCCAGGCGCTGAAGGCCATTACCGCAAAAAACTGGTAAGGCCCAAGGCGAAGAGGGCGGCAGCTCAGGAGGTTGTCGCACGCTTTGGGCTCAGTCAACGACGGGTGTGCCAGTTGGTGGACGTCGATCGGAATACGCTACGCTACCAGAGCCGCCGATCAGACGACCAGAAACTTCGGGCGAGGGTGCGAGAGATGGCCGAGGCCAAGCGCCGATATGGCTGTCCACGGATCTATGTGTGGCTACGCCGGGAGGGGTGGCCCGTCAATCACAAGAAGGTCGAGCGGCTCTATCGGGAAGAAGGGCTCTCGCTGCGGCGCCGGGCGCGAAAGAAAGCCACGGCGGTCCCCCGCATCGAGCGCCCGCTGCCCACCGAGCCGGGACGCTGGTATGCGATGGACTTTGTGCATGACCGGCTCGTCAATGGTCGGCGCTTCAAATGTTTGACGATGACCGATCCGTACTCGAAAGAGGTGCCGGTGATTGAAGTGGATATCTCCATTGGGGGTGCCCGGGTGTGTCGGGTTCTGGATCGGCTGTTTCTCACGCGACCATTGCCGGAGACCGTGATGCTCGACAACGGCCCTGAATTCGCTGGCACCGCCTTGGCTGCGTGGGCCACTCAGCACGGCGTGCACCTGCAGTTCATCCAGCCGGGAAAGCCGGTGCAGAATGCATTTATCGAGAGCTTCAACGGTAAGTTTCGGGATGAATGTTTGAACGAGCACTGGTTTCTGACGCTGCAGGAAGCCCAGCTCGTGATTGAAGCCTGGCGACAGGAATACAATGAAGAGCGGACGCACAGCTCCATCGGGGATGTAACGCCCATGGAATTCATCAACCACCATCATAACCGGCCCCAGGCAGTACAGGAGTCAACTTCGTTGGCCGTGGTGTAACAAACGGGGGAAGGTCAGGTTCAACTAAACAAACGAGACAAACCAAATAAACCAAACAAACAAGCTTGGACAAGACCAGAGCATTTCCAAGGAAGACCCCTTTCGGTCTTCTTGGTTAAGATTTTACAGGGCGAGTGAGTAATAGGGGAGGGTTGGTATGCGGGTTCAACTGTCTGCTGGGAGAACGCATATTGAATCATTCGTAAAACGTGCGGCGGTCTCGATCACACCCAAGGCACGGATACTCGATGCGGGAGCGGGAGACTCTCCTTACAGGAGCCTATTCTCGCATTGCGTCTATGAAGCCACTGACCATTGCTTGAGGACAGAGAAAGCCTACGATAACGTGACGATAAGATGCGACATCTCCTCTATTCCTGTCGAGGATGATCGTTACGACGCTGTCTTATGCACCCAGGTTCTCGAGCATGTTCCGGAACCACTGAAGGCGCTTAAGGAACTGCATCGCGTGCTCATCCCAGGCGGAACTCTCTGGCTTAGCACACCATTCTATTTTGAGGAGCATGAAACGCCCCACGATTATTTCCGTTATACACAGTTCGGTCTACGATACTTGCTTGAGCAAGCTGGATTTCAAGAATGCCGAATTGAGTGGTTGGGGGGATATTACGGCACACTCTCTCATCAGTTGAATCTTGCACGCCACTTTTTATCACTCAAACCAAGAGATTATGGCGGAGGTGTGGTTGGGATGGCCTTCGCGCTATTGGCATTCTTGCTTAAGCCGATCTTCTTGTTTCTGGCAGTGATGTTCACGGCCTTGGACTCCCGTTACCAGTACACCGATGGTGGGCACTGCATTGACTATTCCGTGGTGGCTAAGAAACCATGCCTTGGATAGCCAGTAGCGGAGGTGGTCTACTCTATAGATGGGGTAAGGGAAGTGGATCGGTCAGAGAAACCCAAGTCCGAGACCACCATTCACGCACGCGAAGTTGCAATGCTTTGCAAGGGCGACGACGGCTATGGTGTTGCCGCTGTACTGAAACAGTATGCACAGAATGTCCCAGAATTCCACTTTGTGTGCCTTGGTCCAGGAGCCATGTATGACTGGCTTAAACAAAACGGGAATCATGTCCATCTTGTTGAGGGGCTTGCCGGCTTCACTGCAACGAGCTCTATTCAAACCCTTAGCCGATTCCCTCGTGCCATGTTTCTTGCGCGCCGAGACGCGTTGCGGCTTCACAGGCTGCTTCAAAGCCTAGGCGTAAGAATTATCCATGCTCACTGGTTGCCACAACACATGATAGCCGGTCATATGCGTAGACTAGGCTATTCATCTGTCTGGCATATCCATGGAAACATGACTTCCAGCCGGTTGTTCGGGTATGGCGTTAAGTTGAATCATTCTCTTGCACGATGGGGTGCCGACCTCCTGATTCCAGTCAGCGATTTTATTGCATCAAACTGGCGTGGGGCAGGCGTTCCGATACATACGATTCATAATGCTGCAAATGTGATTTTCGACGGGCCGAATGACCTGGAACTTAATCCGATTCGATGCGTCATCGCCGGACGCTTAATCGAAGATAAAGGTCACCATTTGGCGGTGCAAGCTGTGCTTTCGGCTAGAGCGGCAGGACATGATGTGCAGTTAGATGTATTTGGAGGACCGCTGGACAATAATTCGTACTTCGATCGGCTGAGAACATTAGCCGAACAATCCAGGCCACAAGAGTGTATCCGTTTCATGGGTTTTTCTAAAGACCTCCGGCTGCTTCACCAGTCTTATGCCCTGGGTCTTCAATGCCGAATCAGCCCCGAACCTTGCAGCGTATGGGTGTGCGAAACGCTTCTGGACGGTCTTCCATTGATTGCGTCAGATTCCGGCGGAACGTCCGAACTGGTCGAGGAGGGCATCACCGGTTTCATGTTTCGGAGTGGCGATGTAGAAGATTTGACCTCCAAGCTTATCAAAATGGCTGCTGACCTGAGTGGCCTAAAAGCGATGAGGCGGCATGCGTATGCCCGTGGTCAAAAACATTTCAGGCTTAACCGCTTTCTTGCGCAAACGTTTGAGGCGTATGAGACCTTAAGAGCAAGCCCTACGGTTGGGACAATTATGCGAATCGGCAACCACAAAGAGTCCTTACATCAGTGAAGTAAGTTAAGGGCGCTGTTTTTCCACAGTCATCAGAGTACAGATTGAGAACAGTCACGGCCTGAAGCAATAGAGCTGGATTTGGTCGATCACCGATTCCAAGAAAAAGCTACGTCAATCTCATGATCTCTTACAATACTCCTATAGAACAGTCCGACACGAAACCTTCTATACGCCTGGGCAAGGTGGCCGCAGGGGGAATGCTGTGGTCGCTTCTCGGGGCGGCAATAAGTAAAGGAGCAAGCTTTGGAGCGCAGCTGGTCCTTGGATGGCTGCTCTCGAAAGAAGACTTTGCGCTGTATGCGATCACCATTTCTTGGTCAACCGTTGTCATGGCATTGAGAAATGGCGGGACTCAGCGTCTCTTAATTCAAAAAGGCGCTCAATATGCCGATCTCGCGGCGATCTACCTGAAAATCGCTCTCATCTTTAACCTAGTCGGTTTCATGCTTCTGGCCATAGCCGCTCCGTTTCTGTCATCGTTCTATCAAAGTCCTCCCCTGACTCAAATGGTCTGGATCCTTGCTCTCACCCTCCCCCTTGGATCGGCATCGATGATTTTTCAGGCTAAGCTCTCTTCAAGCCTCGAGTTTGCCAAGATCGCGAAGCTGGCGATGTCTTCTGCAGCCCTTCGTTATACCGCGATGGTCGGATTTGCTTTGGCAGGTTTTGGCCCGATCAGCTTCGTGCTTCCGATGATTCTCGTTGCAGTATTTGAAACGGGTCTCGGATGGTATTGGGCGGGTGGATTGCCGGCTAGTCAGGCACTCACCTGGCCGATCATCCGTGGCATCTTGCGAGACGCTCGGTGGATAATGCTGACTGCATTAGCCGGCGCATTAGCTCTGAACGGGGACTACCTTGCGATAAGCCTTCTGCAGAGCAAAGAAGTTCTTGGTGTATACTTTTTTGGATTCCAGCTTAGCTTGGCACTGGTGGCACTGATTACCAGCAGCCTCGATGCAGTCCTGTTGCCCTCGTTCTCGCTCCTCAGTGGGAATTCTGTACGGCAAGAAGCCATCTTTCATAGGGGAGTCCGGTTGATGACAATCGGTGCTACGTTTGCCTGCTTTGCTCTCCTAATCGGTGCGGAGCCGCTCATTCATTATCTGTGGGCAGGGAAATGGGATAGCGCCATTCCAGTCGTTCAACTTCTTTCTTTGACCATGCCGGTCCGATTAATTATTCCCATATGCAGATCCATCTTGGAGGCACGAGGAGAGTGGAGAGTAGTGTCGTTGCTGTTCATGTCGGATGGAATAGGGATAATCGTAGCTGGGGCAGTCGGTGCATGGTGGGGCAGCCTGTTTTCAATTGCCGCGGTCGTCAGCGGCTATAATTTGATCTTCACATTGTTCTACTGCGGATCTGCTGCATT carries:
- a CDS encoding IS3 family transposase (programmed frameshift) produces the protein MTRKRHTEEQIIAVLKDAQAGIGVQELCRKHGISDATFYKWRTKYAGLEVSDVKKLRQLEDENRRLKQMVAEQALDIQALKAITGKKLVRPKAKRAAAQEVVARFGLSQRRVCQLVDVDRNTLRYQSRRSDDQKLRARVREMAEAKRRYGCPRIYVWLRREGWPVNHKKVERLYREEGLSLRRRARKKATAVPRIERPLPTEPGRWYAMDFVHDRLVNGRRFKCLTMTDPYSKEVPVIEVDISIGGARVCRVLDRLFLTRPLPETVMLDNGPEFAGTALAAWATQHGVHLQFIQPGKPVQNAFIESFNGKFRDECLNEHWFLTLQEAQLVIEAWRQEYNEERTHSSIGDVTPMEFINHHHNRPQAVQESTSLAVV
- a CDS encoding glycosyltransferase family 4 protein, with the translated sequence MDRSEKPKSETTIHAREVAMLCKGDDGYGVAAVLKQYAQNVPEFHFVCLGPGAMYDWLKQNGNHVHLVEGLAGFTATSSIQTLSRFPRAMFLARRDALRLHRLLQSLGVRIIHAHWLPQHMIAGHMRRLGYSSVWHIHGNMTSSRLFGYGVKLNHSLARWGADLLIPVSDFIASNWRGAGVPIHTIHNAANVIFDGPNDLELNPIRCVIAGRLIEDKGHHLAVQAVLSARAAGHDVQLDVFGGPLDNNSYFDRLRTLAEQSRPQECIRFMGFSKDLRLLHQSYALGLQCRISPEPCSVWVCETLLDGLPLIASDSGGTSELVEEGITGFMFRSGDVEDLTSKLIKMAADLSGLKAMRRHAYARGQKHFRLNRFLAQTFEAYETLRASPTVGTIMRIGNHKESLHQ
- a CDS encoding DUF3368 domain-containing protein, which encodes MPDRVICDTSPLFYLHRLRHLALLQKLYRRILVPEAVITELLAGRDQGEDVPVLTQYDWIEVHRVRTQNVLPLISDLGSGETEVLTLALEEPDSLVILDDRYAREIAIQRNIRLTGTAGVLLRAKSEGYLPAVKPVLDELSRLGFHLSKVVQRRILACAQE
- a CDS encoding PIN domain-containing protein; the protein is MITALDTSVLLDVLANDPKHVDRSEALLLQAYQQGSLIISPAVYAELVPQARNRDELDGWLQQVRIRVSPFTADHAYTAGVAHAAYRKAGGKRQRILADFLIGAHAFHEADRLLTRDRGFFRRYFSSLTILPA
- a CDS encoding class I SAM-dependent methyltransferase, coding for MRVQLSAGRTHIESFVKRAAVSITPKARILDAGAGDSPYRSLFSHCVYEATDHCLRTEKAYDNVTIRCDISSIPVEDDRYDAVLCTQVLEHVPEPLKALKELHRVLIPGGTLWLSTPFYFEEHETPHDYFRYTQFGLRYLLEQAGFQECRIEWLGGYYGTLSHQLNLARHFLSLKPRDYGGGVVGMAFALLAFLLKPIFLFLAVMFTALDSRYQYTDGGHCIDYSVVAKKPCLG
- a CDS encoding oligosaccharide flippase family protein — protein: MLWSLLGAAISKGASFGAQLVLGWLLSKEDFALYAITISWSTVVMALRNGGTQRLLIQKGAQYADLAAIYLKIALIFNLVGFMLLAIAAPFLSSFYQSPPLTQMVWILALTLPLGSASMIFQAKLSSSLEFAKIAKLAMSSAALRYTAMVGFALAGFGPISFVLPMILVAVFETGLGWYWAGGLPASQALTWPIIRGILRDARWIMLTALAGALALNGDYLAISLLQSKEVLGVYFFGFQLSLALVALITSSLDAVLLPSFSLLSGNSVRQEAIFHRGVRLMTIGATFACFALLIGAEPLIHYLWAGKWDSAIPVVQLLSLTMPVRLIIPICRSILEARGEWRVVSLLFMSDGIGIIVAGAVGAWWGSLFSIAAVVSGYNLIFTLFYCGSAAFRLRTPIKNVFAPIGQTFGIGLIAVMMCFMLGSLGRFDMTNPWQGALLLAVYCVVYAGLTRLFLRESFSDLISLASGRISESLH
- a CDS encoding UPF0175 family protein, with the protein product MKTISIEMPEEVLAALKETPEEFSREIRMAAAAKLYELGKLSSGRAAELAGVSRVSFLQALARYGVSLFDETEEELKQDLRHA